In a genomic window of Cytobacillus sp. FSL H8-0458:
- a CDS encoding chromate transporter, which yields MHMKKNKTGLKTLLEILMVSTRLGLTSFGGPVAHLGYFHDEYVRRRKWMDEKSYADLVALCQFLPGPASSQVGIGIGAMRAGAAGGIMAFLGFTLPSVIALIIFAILLQGINPAEAGWIHGLKIVAVAVVAHAVLGMAQKLVPDLSRKTLALLAIIATLLWQTAITQVAVILVSGFIGFLIYKKHADNDNAPMEFPISKGFAIGCLVLFFSLLIGLPILRELTAVEWVALFDSFYRSGSLVFGGGHVVLPLLEREFVPTGWLSEEAFLAGYGAAQAVPGPLFTFAAYLGAVMNGWQGGLLATAAIFLPAFLLILGTLPFWDTLRRNPKIKGALMGVNAAVVGILISAFYHPIWTSSILEPADFAFAAVLFSMLVYWKLPPWIIVVTGALGGTLLGYVI from the coding sequence ATGCATATGAAAAAAAACAAAACTGGCCTTAAAACTTTACTGGAAATATTAATGGTTTCAACAAGGCTTGGACTAACATCTTTCGGGGGACCTGTAGCTCATCTCGGCTATTTCCACGATGAGTATGTCCGCAGAAGAAAATGGATGGATGAGAAAAGCTACGCAGACTTAGTAGCACTTTGTCAGTTCCTTCCCGGTCCGGCAAGCAGCCAGGTCGGGATCGGCATTGGTGCCATGAGGGCTGGAGCAGCAGGCGGCATTATGGCATTCCTTGGTTTCACCTTGCCATCTGTTATAGCTCTGATTATTTTTGCCATTCTTCTTCAAGGCATTAATCCGGCAGAAGCCGGCTGGATCCACGGACTCAAAATTGTCGCGGTGGCCGTAGTGGCTCACGCTGTCCTTGGAATGGCACAAAAGCTTGTACCTGACCTTTCCCGAAAAACGCTGGCACTGCTTGCAATTATTGCAACACTTTTATGGCAGACAGCCATTACGCAGGTTGCGGTCATCCTTGTCTCTGGTTTTATCGGATTTTTAATCTATAAAAAGCATGCAGATAACGATAATGCACCGATGGAGTTCCCAATCTCCAAAGGCTTTGCCATTGGCTGTTTAGTGTTGTTTTTTAGCCTTTTAATAGGGCTTCCGATTTTAAGGGAGCTAACCGCAGTGGAGTGGGTTGCTTTATTTGACAGCTTTTATCGTTCAGGATCTCTGGTTTTCGGCGGCGGTCATGTTGTCCTTCCTTTGCTGGAACGAGAATTCGTCCCAACAGGCTGGCTAAGTGAAGAAGCCTTTCTGGCAGGATACGGTGCAGCTCAGGCAGTACCGGGGCCGTTATTTACTTTCGCAGCTTATCTTGGAGCAGTGATGAACGGGTGGCAGGGCGGTTTGCTTGCAACGGCTGCAATCTTCCTGCCTGCTTTTCTGCTGATCTTAGGAACACTCCCATTTTGGGACACACTTCGCCGCAATCCTAAAATCAAGGGCGCATTAATGGGTGTGAATGCGGCAGTTGTCGGCATTTTAATCTCTGCCTTTTATCATCCCATATGGACCAGCAGTATCCTCGAGCCGGCGGATTTTGCCTTTGCCGCAGTATTATTCAGCATGCTTGTTTATTGGAAACTGCCGCCTTGGATCATTGTTGTGACTGGAGCCCTTGGCGGAACTTTATTAGGATATGTAATTTAG
- a CDS encoding PadR family transcriptional regulator, whose amino-acid sequence MEDKILRKLFLGFIQIHILHHAKEHPVFGAWMAEELREHGYSISSGTLYPILHSMESDGLLQQEKKNVDGRIRKYYTATKKGIIVLEESRKKAYELFKEIKD is encoded by the coding sequence TTGGAAGATAAAATACTGCGAAAACTTTTTCTGGGGTTTATTCAAATCCATATTCTTCATCATGCAAAGGAGCACCCTGTCTTCGGCGCATGGATGGCTGAAGAACTGAGAGAGCATGGGTACAGCATCAGTTCCGGAACATTGTATCCGATCCTGCATTCAATGGAGTCAGACGGACTCCTTCAACAGGAGAAGAAAAATGTAGATGGCAGAATCAGAAAGTATTATACCGCAACTAAAAAAGGGATTATTGTTCTGGAGGAATCGAGAAAAAAAGCTTATGAGCTTTTTAAAGAAATCAAGGATTAA
- a CDS encoding Fur-regulated basic protein FbpA translates to MQYLRKAIEKKRQYIIDLLVKSGSEYQHSEPALQKLTLTELEVILKNSNSCRY, encoded by the coding sequence ATGCAATATTTACGGAAAGCCATTGAGAAAAAACGGCAATATATAATTGATCTGCTGGTCAAATCAGGGAGCGAATATCAGCATTCTGAACCTGCTTTACAAAAGCTGACCCTAACAGAACTTGAGGTTATATTAAAAAACAGCAATTCATGCCGTTATTAA
- a CDS encoding MerR family transcriptional regulator → MDRETSYKTRKVISIGTVSELTGLSERQIRYYEERKLVFPERSERGSRKYSFLDVETLIDIANKREEGVRTEEIRSELKRKKKKDDKASRSKMIQGQINAQFGIPKK, encoded by the coding sequence TTGGATAGAGAAACATCCTATAAAACCAGAAAAGTCATTTCGATTGGGACGGTAAGCGAACTGACAGGACTTAGTGAACGGCAGATTCGTTACTACGAAGAGAGGAAATTGGTTTTCCCTGAAAGGTCAGAAAGAGGAAGCAGAAAATATTCTTTTCTCGATGTGGAGACGCTCATTGACATAGCCAACAAAAGGGAGGAGGGAGTCCGAACAGAAGAAATCCGCTCTGAATTGAAGCGAAAAAAGAAAAAAGACGATAAAGCATCACGGTCAAAAATGATTCAGGGTCAGATTAATGCGCAGTTTGGAATACCGAAGAAATAA
- a CDS encoding threonine/serine exporter family protein translates to MGKEYPPTIEVIEICLLAGKIMLQGGAETYRVEDTMTRIAASLGIPHSHSYVTPTGIIFSTDGTEPAKLIRISERSTDLYKVTLVNGVSRRISSGELDGKEALARLKGIESADYTFPVYQQILAASIASGCFLIMFLGSWTDFIPAMIAGGLGFVSFLYVHRVVQIKFFSEFIASLLIGLIAYFFVYSGVGTELDKIIIGSVMPLVPGLLITNAVRDLMAGHLVSGLSKGAEAFLTAFAIGAGIALVFTF, encoded by the coding sequence ATGGGGAAAGAATACCCGCCGACAATAGAAGTAATTGAGATATGCTTGCTTGCAGGGAAAATCATGCTCCAGGGCGGGGCAGAAACGTATCGGGTAGAGGACACCATGACAAGGATTGCTGCTTCCCTGGGCATACCGCACTCACATAGCTATGTAACGCCAACCGGAATTATATTTTCTACAGATGGAACTGAACCGGCGAAGCTGATCCGGATTTCAGAACGTTCAACGGATTTGTACAAAGTGACATTGGTGAACGGAGTTTCGCGCAGGATCAGCAGCGGTGAACTGGATGGAAAGGAAGCATTGGCAAGGCTGAAGGGAATTGAAAGTGCCGACTATACCTTCCCTGTATATCAGCAGATTCTTGCAGCCTCAATTGCAAGCGGCTGTTTTTTAATTATGTTCCTTGGAAGCTGGACTGATTTTATTCCAGCCATGATTGCAGGCGGTCTTGGTTTTGTATCATTTTTATACGTACATAGAGTTGTCCAGATCAAATTTTTCTCTGAATTTATTGCTTCATTATTAATCGGCCTTATCGCCTATTTCTTTGTGTACTCAGGAGTGGGCACAGAGCTTGATAAGATCATTATCGGGTCAGTGATGCCGCTTGTTCCGGGGCTATTGATAACAAATGCAGTCAGGGATTTAATGGCCGGGCACCTTGTTTCCGGACTGTCAAAAGGTGCTGAAGCATTTTTGACAGCTTTTGCCATTGGTGCTGGGATTGCTCTGGTCTTCACTTTTTAA
- a CDS encoding threonine/serine exporter family protein — translation MFMLTHMITSFIASAGFGVLFNAPKKSLLKCGFVGMVGWFVYIWLVNWQYDAVISSLIAAFTIAVISQIFAKMYKTPIIIFSVAGIIPLVPGGIAYDAMRNFVENDYNTAIQLAAKAFMISGAIAVGLVISEVINQMIRKVQFKSRI, via the coding sequence ATGTTTATGTTGACTCATATGATTACAAGCTTTATTGCATCAGCAGGGTTCGGAGTGCTTTTCAATGCCCCGAAAAAATCGCTGCTGAAATGCGGCTTTGTCGGGATGGTCGGCTGGTTCGTTTATATTTGGCTTGTCAATTGGCAGTATGATGCTGTCATTTCTTCATTAATTGCAGCTTTTACGATCGCCGTGATCAGCCAGATTTTTGCCAAAATGTATAAAACACCTATTATTATTTTTAGTGTTGCCGGCATCATACCACTGGTTCCAGGAGGGATTGCTTATGATGCGATGCGGAATTTTGTTGAAAATGATTACAATACGGCCATTCAGCTCGCTGCAAAAGCATTCATGATTTCCGGAGCCATCGCAGTAGGACTTGTCATTTCAGAAGTAATCAATCAAATGATCCGCAAAGTTCAGTTCAAATCAAGGATTTGA
- a CDS encoding ABC transporter ATP-binding protein, translating to MIRRFFSYYKPHKRLFILDFSSAVFVAILELGFPLAVQWFIDSLLPSGNWSMIVSVSAGLLALYVTSTLLQFVVNYWGHKLGINIETDMRQQLFQHVQRQSFRFFDNTKTGHIMSRVTNDLMDIGELAHHGPEDLFIAVMTFVGAFWIMLTINVKLAFVTIFVLPFLVWLITFCNIKMNKAWKRMYGEIADINAQVEDSVSGVRVVQSFTNESYEIKRFKENNGRFRLAKLAAYKIMSFSASGVYMLTRLVTLIVLVYGSWLSFSGQLSYGELVGFVLYVNVLLKPIDKISALMELYPKGMAGFKRFLEIIDTEPEIEDTKDAIEVESLRGEIRFQDVSFSYDEHKSVLEGIDLQINAGETVAFVGPSGAGKTTICSLIPRFYDVNGGSIKIDGMDIRDMTKKSLRSHIGIVQQDVFLFTGTLKENIAYGMLGATYEQIADAAKKAHLQDFITSLPDGWETQIGERGLKLSGGQKQRIAIARMFLKNPPILILDEATSALDTETEQIIQTALNELAVNRTTLVIAHRLATIRNADRVVVVTEDGIAEEGTHDELIEKNGIFAGLHNVQFQR from the coding sequence ATGATCCGACGGTTTTTTAGCTACTATAAGCCGCATAAGCGCTTGTTCATTCTTGATTTCAGTTCAGCAGTATTCGTTGCAATCCTTGAATTGGGCTTTCCGCTTGCGGTTCAGTGGTTTATCGACAGCCTGCTTCCAAGCGGGAATTGGTCCATGATTGTTTCTGTCAGTGCCGGCCTGCTTGCTCTTTATGTGACGAGCACACTTCTTCAGTTTGTGGTTAACTATTGGGGCCACAAGCTCGGCATCAACATCGAAACAGATATGCGGCAGCAGCTTTTTCAGCATGTGCAAAGGCAGTCTTTCCGCTTTTTCGATAATACCAAAACAGGGCATATCATGAGCCGGGTGACAAACGATCTTATGGATATCGGAGAGCTTGCCCATCATGGACCGGAGGATTTATTTATAGCGGTCATGACGTTTGTGGGTGCATTCTGGATTATGCTGACGATCAATGTCAAGCTGGCTTTTGTAACCATATTTGTTCTTCCGTTTCTTGTATGGCTGATTACGTTCTGCAATATTAAAATGAACAAAGCATGGAAAAGAATGTACGGTGAAATTGCCGATATCAACGCACAGGTAGAGGATAGTGTATCTGGTGTTCGTGTGGTTCAGTCTTTTACAAATGAAAGCTATGAGATTAAAAGATTTAAGGAAAACAATGGCAGATTCCGTCTTGCCAAGCTTGCAGCTTACAAGATTATGAGCTTCAGTGCATCCGGAGTCTACATGCTGACCAGATTAGTTACGCTGATTGTTCTTGTATATGGTTCCTGGCTGAGCTTTAGCGGGCAGCTTTCATACGGTGAATTGGTTGGATTTGTGCTCTATGTGAATGTGCTATTAAAGCCAATTGATAAAATCAGCGCCCTTATGGAACTGTATCCAAAGGGAATGGCTGGTTTCAAACGGTTTTTAGAAATCATTGATACTGAACCGGAAATTGAGGATACGAAAGATGCCATAGAGGTTGAATCCTTAAGGGGTGAAATCCGTTTTCAGGATGTATCGTTCAGTTATGACGAGCATAAATCGGTGCTTGAAGGAATTGATCTTCAAATAAATGCAGGTGAAACAGTTGCTTTTGTCGGACCTTCCGGAGCCGGAAAGACAACGATTTGTTCTTTGATTCCACGCTTTTATGATGTGAATGGCGGAAGTATTAAGATCGATGGAATGGATATCAGGGACATGACGAAAAAATCACTGAGATCGCATATTGGCATTGTCCAGCAGGATGTCTTCCTGTTTACCGGTACCCTGAAGGAGAATATTGCTTACGGAATGCTTGGAGCTACATATGAGCAGATTGCGGACGCGGCAAAAAAAGCACACCTGCAGGACTTCATCACATCTCTTCCGGATGGCTGGGAAACACAAATTGGGGAACGGGGATTAAAACTGTCAGGCGGACAAAAACAACGAATCGCCATTGCGAGAATGTTCCTTAAAAATCCGCCGATCTTAATCCTGGATGAAGCAACCTCGGCGTTGGATACTGAAACCGAACAAATTATTCAAACGGCATTGAACGAGCTTGCCGTAAACCGCACCACACTGGTCATTGCCCACAGGCTTGCAACCATCCGCAATGCGGACAGAGTAGTCGTTGTCACAGAAGACGGGATTGCTGAAGAAGGCACACATGATGAACTGATCGAAAAGAACGGAATCTTTGCAGGTCTTCATAATGTACAGTTTCAAAGATAA
- a CDS encoding serine hydrolase gives MKNKTMLVALSAALSTSLFIPAAYPASAQSAEGVKPTMEMKNNKDVKHKIHPIFSWDRPGPISPILHPGSAVGAGMVQLPLDKIDPLMEEMISEGVMPGAVTFVARRGHIVKHDAYGYSYRYTDDKFTEAQNPIEMTEDTIFDLASISKIFTTTAAMIIYDEGRFQLDDPVAEYIPEFAENGKENVTIRQLMTHTSGFTAWIPLYSQGSSREERMQLVFKHPLANEPGEAYTYSDLNMITLGALIERLSGQSLDEFVKERITKPLGMKDTMYNPPESLKHRIAATEYQPAINRGLVWGKVHDENAWSLDGVAGHAGVFSTASDLAKFAHMYVNDGRYGGKRILKEETVKMLIQNQIPQFPGDDHGLGWELGQGWFMDALSEGTSLGHTGYTGTSIVINRNNGTIAILLTNRVHPSRNTVTTNIARRAFARQVADSIPVAIPGKGPAWFSGYGDKVQHELTAKVDLKQKAVLSFDTWYRTETNADMGVVEFSEDGVNWKQAAQPYTGSSIDWKKEKLMIPAGTSHIRFRFVTDSTVNGRGWYVDNVKLQLSDGQKVKPALSGNGWEKRNY, from the coding sequence ATGAAAAATAAAACTATGCTTGTTGCGCTATCTGCCGCACTTAGCACATCACTCTTTATTCCGGCAGCATATCCTGCGTCTGCGCAAAGCGCTGAAGGAGTTAAGCCAACGATGGAAATGAAAAACAATAAAGATGTGAAACACAAAATTCATCCTATTTTTTCGTGGGATCGTCCTGGGCCGATTTCTCCTATTCTTCATCCTGGTTCTGCAGTGGGTGCCGGAATGGTTCAGCTGCCCCTTGATAAAATCGATCCATTAATGGAGGAGATGATTTCAGAAGGCGTCATGCCGGGTGCTGTCACTTTTGTGGCAAGGCGCGGCCATATCGTCAAGCATGATGCATACGGATATTCGTACCGCTACACGGATGATAAGTTTACTGAGGCTCAGAACCCGATTGAAATGACAGAAGATACCATCTTTGATCTGGCTTCAATCAGTAAAATTTTTACCACAACAGCTGCGATGATAATTTATGATGAAGGCCGCTTTCAGCTGGATGATCCTGTTGCGGAATATATTCCCGAGTTTGCCGAAAACGGAAAGGAAAATGTAACGATACGCCAGCTGATGACACATACTTCAGGCTTTACTGCATGGATTCCATTATATTCACAAGGAAGCAGCAGAGAGGAACGCATGCAACTCGTTTTTAAACATCCATTGGCCAATGAGCCGGGTGAAGCGTATACATACAGCGATTTGAATATGATTACGCTCGGTGCACTAATCGAACGCCTTTCAGGACAAAGCCTGGATGAGTTTGTGAAAGAACGCATAACCAAACCGCTCGGTATGAAGGATACGATGTATAATCCGCCTGAATCTTTGAAGCATCGGATTGCAGCCACGGAATATCAGCCTGCTATCAACAGGGGGCTTGTGTGGGGAAAGGTTCACGATGAAAATGCCTGGTCGCTTGATGGAGTTGCCGGACATGCGGGTGTCTTTTCCACTGCCTCCGATCTTGCCAAGTTTGCCCATATGTATGTAAATGACGGGCGGTATGGCGGCAAGCGGATATTAAAAGAAGAGACGGTGAAAATGCTGATTCAAAATCAAATCCCTCAATTTCCAGGTGATGATCATGGCCTGGGCTGGGAGCTTGGCCAGGGATGGTTCATGGATGCCTTATCAGAGGGGACTTCGCTTGGGCATACAGGGTACACTGGAACATCCATTGTCATAAACCGAAATAATGGCACGATTGCAATTCTCTTAACAAACCGTGTGCATCCTTCAAGAAATACGGTTACAACGAATATTGCAAGGCGTGCATTTGCAAGACAAGTGGCGGATTCAATTCCTGTAGCCATTCCGGGAAAAGGGCCGGCGTGGTTCTCAGGATATGGAGATAAAGTTCAGCATGAGTTAACCGCTAAAGTGGATCTCAAACAAAAGGCGGTCCTGTCGTTCGATACCTGGTACAGAACTGAAACAAATGCAGATATGGGTGTGGTTGAGTTCTCAGAAGATGGCGTTAATTGGAAACAGGCAGCACAGCCATATACAGGCAGCAGCATCGACTGGAAAAAGGAAAAGCTGATGATTCCGGCAGGAACTTCCCACATCCGATTCCGTTTCGTGACAGATAGTACAGTAAACGGCAGAGGCTGGTATGTTGATAATGTAAAACTCCAGCTTTCAGATGGACAAAAAGTGAAGCCTGCCCTCTCAGGAAACGGTTGGGAAAAAAGAAATTACTAG
- a CDS encoding glycoside hydrolase family 3 protein, whose translation MGKVSKVMFIFLLTITLAVSQLWMGGSLKNAAAESTAKDLILLENVPQASTEISGDAFQLKALHVYKEGHFMGVSEGLKWNSSNKTAAAVDQSGNITLRGKPGKTFISVTDGVYKDRIGLQIKPDHKKGSKGKPAFKVKIIKEHGKRYDLISRAVKNMSIEEKVGQMLMPDFRTWKGQNVTKMLPEIEKLVKDYHLGGVILFRENVVTTEQTATLVSDYQKAAHKFGLLMTIDQEGGIVTRLQSGTDMPGNMALGAARSEEISRKVGKAIGEELSSLGINMNFAPVMDVNNNPDNPVIGVRSFGEDPQLVADLGVAYTEGLQSAGVAATAKHFPGHGDTAVDSHLGLPEVPHDKERLKEVELYPFQKGMEAGVDAIMTAHVTFPKIDDTKAISKKTGEEIAVPATLSHKVLTELMREEMGYEGVITTDAMNMNAIAEHFGPVDAAIRAVKAGTDIVLMPVGLEEVAEGLLNAVENGEISEKRIESSVKRILTLKLKRGIIKEEKPQPIDEKIANALKTVGSEEHKQIEKEAAERSITLVKNEGDALPLQVSPEDKIVVVGNTYITDLKNAMGKFHAKTTVIQTSSYVLTEEQKEQIRNASAVIVGSYTFNVSGRSPDSAQMKMVNSIIAESEAPVISVGIRNPYDIMAYPEVDAYIAQYGFRTASFDAAAGVIFGQINPSGKLPVTIPGTDGNVLYEFGHGLSY comes from the coding sequence ATGGGTAAAGTCAGCAAAGTTATGTTTATTTTCCTTCTCACAATTACACTTGCCGTTTCGCAATTATGGATGGGAGGATCCTTGAAAAACGCAGCGGCAGAAAGTACAGCAAAGGATTTAATACTCCTGGAGAATGTACCCCAGGCCAGCACGGAAATCAGTGGAGATGCATTCCAATTAAAAGCGCTTCATGTATATAAAGAAGGGCATTTCATGGGAGTATCTGAAGGGCTGAAATGGAATTCCAGCAATAAAACTGCTGCAGCAGTTGATCAGTCAGGGAATATTACTTTAAGAGGGAAGCCGGGAAAAACCTTTATCAGTGTAACAGACGGAGTATATAAGGACCGTATCGGACTTCAAATAAAACCTGACCATAAAAAGGGCAGCAAAGGCAAGCCTGCTTTTAAAGTGAAAATTATAAAAGAGCATGGGAAACGGTATGACCTCATCAGCCGGGCAGTGAAAAATATGTCCATTGAAGAGAAGGTAGGCCAGATGCTGATGCCGGATTTCCGCACCTGGAAGGGACAAAATGTCACTAAAATGCTGCCGGAAATAGAGAAGCTGGTAAAAGATTATCATCTTGGCGGGGTAATATTATTCCGTGAAAATGTGGTGACAACCGAACAGACTGCCACATTGGTTTCAGATTATCAGAAAGCTGCCCATAAATTCGGCTTATTGATGACGATTGACCAGGAAGGCGGAATTGTTACACGTCTTCAATCAGGAACTGACATGCCTGGCAATATGGCGTTAGGGGCTGCCCGTTCTGAAGAAATTTCCCGCAAGGTCGGAAAGGCGATTGGGGAGGAGCTTTCATCACTCGGTATTAATATGAACTTTGCACCTGTCATGGATGTAAATAATAATCCCGACAATCCTGTAATTGGCGTTCGTTCATTTGGGGAGGACCCGCAGCTTGTTGCTGACTTGGGTGTTGCTTATACTGAAGGATTGCAATCAGCAGGTGTTGCTGCTACTGCAAAGCATTTTCCCGGACATGGAGATACAGCAGTTGACTCACATCTTGGATTGCCTGAAGTGCCTCATGATAAAGAACGTCTAAAGGAAGTTGAATTGTATCCTTTTCAAAAAGGAATGGAAGCAGGAGTGGATGCCATCATGACTGCCCATGTTACCTTCCCTAAGATTGATGACACGAAAGCAATTTCGAAAAAAACAGGTGAAGAAATCGCCGTCCCGGCCACTCTTTCCCATAAAGTGCTGACAGAACTTATGCGTGAAGAAATGGGATATGAAGGGGTAATTACAACAGATGCAATGAATATGAACGCTATCGCTGAACACTTTGGGCCAGTTGACGCAGCTATTCGGGCAGTTAAAGCTGGAACAGATATTGTGCTAATGCCTGTTGGACTCGAAGAAGTTGCAGAAGGGCTACTGAATGCAGTGGAGAATGGAGAAATATCAGAAAAACGCATTGAATCATCAGTCAAACGAATTTTAACACTGAAATTAAAGCGGGGAATTATTAAAGAAGAGAAACCCCAGCCGATTGATGAAAAAATTGCAAACGCTCTTAAAACAGTCGGATCAGAAGAACATAAACAAATAGAAAAAGAAGCAGCAGAACGTTCTATCACATTGGTGAAAAATGAAGGAGATGCACTGCCATTACAAGTATCTCCTGAGGATAAGATTGTCGTTGTCGGCAATACGTATATTACAGACTTAAAGAACGCAATGGGCAAGTTTCATGCAAAAACAACGGTCATCCAGACCTCAAGCTATGTATTAACGGAAGAGCAGAAGGAACAAATCAGGAATGCCAGTGCGGTTATTGTGGGCTCCTATACGTTTAATGTATCAGGACGATCACCAGATAGCGCCCAGATGAAGATGGTTAATTCCATCATTGCTGAATCAGAAGCTCCAGTCATTTCGGTTGGCATCCGTAACCCATATGACATCATGGCCTATCCGGAAGTTGATGCTTACATTGCACAATATGGCTTCAGAACGGCGAGCTTTGATGCAGCAGCAGGTGTTATCTTTGGCCAGATTAATCCTTCAGGCAAATTGCCTGTAACAATTCCGGGTACAGATGGCAATGTACTATATGAATTTGGGCATGGATTGAGCTATTAG
- a CDS encoding exo-beta-N-acetylmuramidase NamZ family protein, translating into MKKWFMGFLTMILVLSSLTVVLADNGNGKGKGKKKKFELGVEVLLDDKKDLIEGKRVGLITNPTGVDSNLNSIVDILHNDPDVELTALYGPEHGVRGSAQAGEYVEYYIDEKTGLPVYSLYGKTKKPTPEMLENIDVLLFDIQDVGTRFYTYIYTMAYAMEAAKENNIPFIVLDRPNPQGGTKVEGPVLDMEYSSFVGNYPIPLRHGMTVGELAELFNEEFEIGADLTVVKMNGWKRNMYYDDTRLQFVMPSPNMPTLETALVYPGAALIEGTNVSEGRGTTKPFELIGAPFINADDLAGHLNGLDLPGVTFRAASFTPSFSKHAGQLSHGIQIHVTHRDAFKPVETGLHIVKAIHDMYPEDFEFRAENSSGISFFDNLMGNGWVREAIEEGKTVEEISSKWEKELKQFKKTREEYLLY; encoded by the coding sequence ATGAAGAAATGGTTTATGGGTTTTTTGACAATGATTCTCGTACTCTCTTCTTTAACTGTTGTGCTAGCAGATAACGGCAATGGCAAAGGAAAAGGCAAGAAAAAGAAATTCGAGCTTGGTGTTGAAGTCCTTTTGGATGATAAAAAAGACCTTATTGAAGGAAAACGGGTTGGCCTAATTACAAACCCGACTGGGGTCGACTCGAATTTAAACAGTATTGTTGATATTCTGCACAATGATCCGGACGTGGAGTTAACTGCGTTATATGGTCCGGAGCATGGAGTCCGCGGGAGTGCGCAAGCGGGAGAATATGTTGAGTATTATATCGATGAAAAGACAGGGCTTCCTGTTTACAGCTTATATGGAAAAACCAAAAAGCCTACGCCTGAAATGCTTGAAAATATTGACGTGCTTCTGTTTGATATCCAGGATGTCGGAACACGTTTTTACACGTATATTTACACAATGGCTTACGCGATGGAAGCAGCAAAAGAAAACAATATCCCTTTCATCGTGCTGGACAGGCCTAATCCTCAAGGTGGTACAAAGGTTGAAGGACCGGTGCTTGATATGGAGTATTCCTCCTTTGTGGGGAATTACCCGATTCCGCTTCGCCATGGGATGACTGTAGGTGAACTGGCCGAATTGTTTAATGAAGAGTTTGAAATAGGTGCAGATTTAACTGTTGTCAAGATGAATGGATGGAAGCGCAATATGTATTACGATGACACCAGACTTCAGTTTGTCATGCCGTCTCCTAATATGCCAACACTCGAAACAGCGTTAGTATATCCGGGAGCGGCATTGATTGAAGGAACGAATGTTTCTGAGGGGCGCGGCACAACAAAGCCGTTTGAACTGATTGGTGCTCCATTTATCAATGCCGATGATTTGGCTGGACATTTGAACGGTCTAGATCTTCCCGGGGTAACTTTTAGAGCTGCATCATTTACACCAAGCTTCTCCAAGCATGCAGGACAGCTTTCCCACGGGATTCAGATTCATGTTACACATCGTGATGCATTCAAGCCTGTCGAGACCGGCCTTCACATTGTGAAGGCGATCCATGATATGTATCCGGAAGACTTCGAATTCCGTGCAGAGAACAGTTCTGGAATTTCATTCTTTGACAACCTGATGGGTAATGGCTGGGTACGTGAAGCCATTGAGGAAGGAAAAACTGTTGAAGAAATCTCCTCCAAATGGGAAAAGGAATTAAAACAATTCAAAAAGACACGCGAAGAATATTTACTCTATTAA